The following are encoded together in the Elusimicrobiota bacterium genome:
- a CDS encoding TlpA family protein disulfide reductase: protein MEPISRRLQIWLWRALWPLRARLHPGVEVGGCFPDFTLKDVDGKSHSLYDGKPGGLTVLWLTNLCDDCRARIPLLEEARRESGGRLRVLAVSILDINDPLPPKVARNCGFPILLDPDDIVARRLGQTHPPGTCPLRNLYVVDGAGRIRFKHHLSAVRPAEFRAALGALSKERS from the coding sequence ATGGAGCCGATAAGCCGCCGCCTGCAAATCTGGCTGTGGAGAGCTCTCTGGCCGTTGAGGGCGCGGCTTCACCCCGGCGTCGAGGTGGGAGGGTGCTTCCCCGATTTCACCCTAAAAGATGTCGATGGGAAGTCTCATTCGCTCTATGACGGCAAGCCAGGCGGCCTGACGGTGTTGTGGCTCACGAATCTCTGCGATGACTGCCGGGCTCGCATCCCGCTGCTGGAGGAGGCGCGCCGCGAATCGGGCGGCCGCCTCCGCGTCCTAGCCGTCAGCATCCTGGACATCAACGATCCTCTGCCGCCGAAGGTCGCGCGGAATTGCGGGTTTCCGATCCTCCTCGACCCCGACGATATCGTCGCGCGCCGGCTCGGGCAGACGCACCCGCCCGGGACATGCCCGCTGCGAAACCTTTACGTCGTGGACGGCGCCGGCAGGATACGCTTCAAGCACCATCTATCGGCCGTGCGGCCGGCGGAGTTCCGCGCGGCTTTAGGCGCGCTGAGCAAGGAGCGGTCATGA
- a CDS encoding c-type cytochrome, whose protein sequence is MKTVIMSMIVALLLADGPAVNAKVYLHAPDGTEVEIKEGTPQPDLSAYRSPLESKIASRRFFTNDNLYLANEEFLSGMEYFVDAVEAGFPIAHWPQFQWITALENYWYSRYTLEWATSRAHAGISTVHGPYWTLKARELYDRNRTLRDRGERVPANKGVVLSHYMPLYYQRTGMPRVFDDAAPTYLNFTSADPHFIGPVITADNFDDPMSGKKGNWGMPTYYLDYFNTRWSRDRMDKTIDMGGTAQAAAKQAMWVQYFWHSDHVKKGASNEEFSDTNLLGNDAEEGFRGIVLSLAAFNTLLEAKAALFSDERGRLGGIEPFQYDPAEGLRYLPHALGSNLVMIGDLPNRPWSLHVKDGTSRLWDQASWLWLCSEYYNLTQHFDRAFTANPPVDEGVVEKGSGQVALGLASVLIKNIKTMHQKDGMFVSGWSPRAGAGDRISMEDSALLLVALKDVVDRFSGNEKTEQWLRKEAQQLLIAQADFLLTLEGTDGSFEPEYSIPERAGAGGADLSEPLFWGTRGLLAAWQATKDDKYLRGAYRTFNRLNEKFWDEKSGLYRTRLGDDTVTLTPKGVAAAIGTFREMSFAAEPSRIRPLLERFTRFWIQAMDVSGLQMSENYQTGEITYGTEGEDEDGIPFVGKSHGRYGIAPIAAHEVYVNIGGPDNKAFKSLQGELHVMNPKVNFAYRAGGEDSTPLRLDSIPKATSFTKTVGISQLASDTSQVPARADSKLTGADVFKLNCAVCHGSRGQGITGKPLGQIAREGGMGVVVLDGRPMQRMPHWGKILTSDEISRVVEYVKDLFKQ, encoded by the coding sequence ATGAAGACCGTCATTATGTCTATGATCGTTGCCCTTCTCTTAGCCGATGGGCCCGCTGTTAACGCCAAGGTCTATCTCCACGCGCCGGACGGAACGGAAGTTGAAATCAAGGAAGGCACCCCGCAACCGGACCTCTCCGCCTATCGCAGCCCCTTGGAAAGCAAAATTGCGAGCCGACGGTTCTTCACCAACGACAACTTGTATCTTGCCAACGAGGAGTTCCTCTCGGGAATGGAGTACTTCGTTGACGCCGTCGAGGCCGGCTTTCCAATCGCGCACTGGCCCCAATTCCAATGGATCACTGCGCTTGAGAACTACTGGTATTCGCGTTATACGCTGGAGTGGGCGACGAGCAGGGCGCACGCCGGGATCAGCACGGTCCACGGTCCCTATTGGACGCTCAAAGCCCGAGAGCTCTACGACCGCAACCGCACGCTGCGCGACCGCGGCGAGCGGGTGCCGGCCAACAAGGGTGTAGTGCTGAGCCACTATATGCCGCTCTACTACCAAAGAACGGGCATGCCGCGCGTTTTTGACGATGCCGCGCCGACTTACTTAAACTTCACTTCCGCTGATCCTCATTTCATAGGCCCGGTGATCACAGCCGACAACTTTGACGACCCGATGAGCGGTAAAAAAGGAAACTGGGGCATGCCCACCTATTATCTGGACTATTTCAACACGCGTTGGAGCCGCGACCGGATGGACAAAACCATCGATATGGGGGGCACCGCTCAGGCGGCCGCCAAACAAGCCATGTGGGTCCAGTACTTCTGGCACTCCGATCATGTCAAGAAGGGCGCTTCAAACGAAGAATTCAGCGACACAAACCTTCTGGGTAACGATGCTGAGGAAGGCTTCCGTGGAATCGTACTGTCCTTGGCCGCCTTCAACACGCTGCTTGAAGCGAAGGCTGCTCTATTCTCGGATGAACGCGGAAGACTAGGCGGTATCGAGCCCTTCCAATATGACCCGGCCGAAGGCCTACGCTATCTACCCCACGCCCTCGGCTCTAACTTAGTCATGATTGGCGACCTGCCCAATAGGCCATGGTCCCTCCATGTCAAGGACGGCACAAGCCGCCTTTGGGATCAAGCCAGCTGGCTCTGGCTTTGCTCCGAATACTACAACTTGACCCAACACTTCGACCGGGCTTTTACCGCAAATCCTCCCGTAGATGAAGGCGTGGTTGAAAAGGGCTCCGGCCAAGTGGCTTTAGGGCTCGCGTCCGTCTTGATCAAAAACATCAAAACCATGCACCAGAAAGATGGAATGTTCGTTTCGGGTTGGTCGCCGCGCGCGGGGGCGGGGGATCGCATCTCCATGGAGGATTCGGCCCTATTGCTTGTTGCCCTCAAAGACGTTGTCGACCGCTTCTCTGGAAATGAAAAGACGGAGCAATGGCTCAGGAAAGAGGCGCAACAGTTATTGATCGCCCAAGCCGATTTTCTTCTGACCCTGGAGGGGACAGACGGCTCATTCGAACCTGAATACTCAATCCCTGAGCGCGCGGGGGCGGGGGGAGCCGATTTGAGCGAACCCTTGTTTTGGGGAACGCGCGGCCTTTTAGCCGCGTGGCAGGCCACCAAGGACGATAAATACTTGAGAGGAGCCTACCGGACTTTCAATCGGTTGAACGAAAAGTTCTGGGATGAAAAGTCCGGACTCTATAGAACCCGCCTAGGCGATGACACGGTAACTTTAACGCCGAAAGGGGTGGCTGCGGCGATTGGAACCTTCCGCGAAATGAGCTTTGCCGCGGAACCATCCAGGATCAGGCCATTGCTGGAGAGGTTTACCCGATTCTGGATTCAGGCCATGGATGTCTCAGGGCTCCAGATGTCTGAAAATTATCAAACCGGGGAGATCACTTACGGAACCGAAGGTGAGGACGAAGATGGCATTCCCTTCGTCGGAAAATCGCACGGCCGCTATGGCATCGCCCCCATCGCGGCTCATGAGGTTTATGTCAATATCGGCGGTCCGGACAACAAGGCTTTCAAATCCCTCCAGGGAGAGCTTCACGTGATGAACCCGAAAGTCAATTTCGCTTATCGCGCAGGCGGCGAGGACTCAACGCCGTTACGTCTAGACTCGATTCCCAAAGCAACTTCCTTCACGAAGACGGTGGGCATTTCCCAGCTTGCTTCGGACACCAGTCAGGTGCCCGCACGCGCCGACTCAAAACTTACCGGAGCGGATGTGTTTAAATTGAACTGCGCCGTCTGCCACGGAAGCCGCGGCCAAGGCATCACCGGAAAACCACTCGGCCAAATCGCCAGAGAAGGCGGGATGGGGGTCGTGGTCCTAGACGGCCGGCCCATGCAACGGATGCCGCATTGGGGCAAGATCCTTACCTCGGATGAGATATCCCGCGTCGTTGAGTACGTAAAGGACTTGTTTAAGCAATAG
- a CDS encoding nitrate reductase subunit alpha, whose amino-acid sequence MSDGHNPWIKDETKPELRSWEEFYRNRWQHDKVVRSTHGVNCTGGCTWNIHVKDGIVTWEMQGLDYPLLESSLPPYEPRGCQRGISYSWYLYSPLRVKYPYIRGALLDLWKEARARAEDPVEAWKSLIENPEARRRWQRARGKGGFRRADWDTVLEIMAAANIYTIKKHGPDRIAGFSPIPAMSMVSYAAGARMLQLMGGISLSFYDWYCDLPSASPETWGEQTDVNESADWFNAKLLAVMGSNLNMTRTPDCHFAAEARHNGTKMIVFSPDFNQVAKYADEWMAVNAGQDGAWWMAVNHVLLNEFHHEKQTPFFLDYTARFTDAPFLVELIPNSEGGYEAGQLVRAGRLQSYAGIENGEWKFLIWDDASDRPKMPMGSVGFRWGKEKGKWNLLLKDGLDGSEIKPRLTFLKAREGAVPVRFDDFGEGQSVRREVPVRYLDTGTGKIAVTTVYDLMMAQYGVGRGLGGEYPKDYGDESAPYTPAWSEKYTGLSRDTLIKFAREWAVTAERTGGKCTIIIGAGINHWYHANLMYRAGIHALVLTGCVGVNGGGLAHYVGQEKLAPMEPWSAIAFGKDWYGASRLQNAPSWHYVHSDQWRYEKHFTDYHSVPSNGGPDSLAKGHTMDMQVRAVKCGWLPFYPQFNKSPLEVAREALAGGAKDDAEIVRHVTDELKAKHLRFSVEEPDAEANWPRVWYIWRGNALMSSSKGHEYFLKHYLGTHNNAIAEELAEGSTSEVSWSDKAPTGKLDLVVDLNFRMDTSALYSDIVLPAATWYEKNDLNSTDMHSFIHPLAEAVPPSWESKSDWDIFKAIAKKFSELAVRHFPEPVKDVVVTPLAHDTAAEIAQASPKDWSRGEVEAIPGKTMPGIAIVTRDYKNLYNQFVSFGRLARDKGLGAHGTSYAIDDFYDKMLETHPAVAWAGKTYPSLREGAQVCNVILNLATVTNGELSYRSYKNMEEKTGLRLTQLAEGDRNVRTTFKDLQAQPRRFVNSPMWSGLVTGGRAYAPFTYNREHLVPWRTLTGRQHLYLDHPIYLQFGEHLPTYKPKPGSVQYGDLRFSKEAGKTKMLNYLTPHGKWHIHSTYGDNQRMTTLSRGVEPFWINENDAEEIDVKDNDWVEVHNDHGVVVTRAAVSARIPRGICIIYHSPERTYSVPKSPLRGWRRAGGHNSLTRTRLKPNLMAGGYGQFTFHFNYWGPIGCNRDTHVLVRKLPELRW is encoded by the coding sequence ATGTCTGACGGCCACAACCCCTGGATCAAGGACGAGACGAAGCCCGAGTTGCGCTCGTGGGAAGAGTTCTATCGCAACCGTTGGCAGCACGACAAAGTCGTGCGCAGCACCCATGGGGTCAACTGCACGGGCGGCTGCACGTGGAACATACACGTGAAAGACGGCATCGTGACCTGGGAGATGCAGGGCCTTGATTACCCCTTGCTTGAGTCGAGCCTGCCCCCGTACGAGCCGCGCGGTTGCCAGCGAGGAATCTCCTACTCGTGGTACCTGTATAGCCCGCTGCGCGTGAAGTACCCCTACATCCGCGGCGCCCTGCTCGACCTCTGGAAAGAAGCTCGCGCTAGAGCCGAGGACCCGGTCGAGGCCTGGAAGAGTTTAATCGAGAATCCCGAAGCGCGCCGACGCTGGCAACGCGCGCGCGGCAAGGGAGGGTTTAGGCGAGCCGACTGGGACACCGTGCTTGAGATCATGGCGGCGGCCAACATCTACACGATCAAGAAGCATGGCCCCGATCGGATCGCCGGCTTCTCGCCGATCCCGGCAATGTCGATGGTAAGCTACGCTGCCGGCGCTCGCATGCTCCAGCTCATGGGCGGGATATCGCTCTCCTTCTATGACTGGTATTGCGATCTGCCCAGCGCCTCGCCCGAGACTTGGGGCGAGCAGACAGACGTTAATGAATCCGCCGACTGGTTCAATGCCAAGCTCCTTGCCGTCATGGGCTCAAACCTCAACATGACGCGTACCCCCGACTGTCATTTCGCGGCCGAGGCGCGGCACAACGGCACGAAGATGATCGTCTTCTCACCCGACTTCAACCAGGTCGCCAAATACGCGGATGAATGGATGGCCGTCAATGCCGGCCAGGACGGCGCGTGGTGGATGGCGGTCAACCATGTGCTCCTCAACGAATTCCATCACGAGAAGCAAACCCCCTTCTTTTTAGATTATACGGCTCGCTTCACCGACGCTCCATTTCTCGTCGAGCTGATCCCGAATTCGGAGGGAGGCTACGAGGCGGGTCAACTCGTGCGGGCCGGCCGGCTCCAGAGCTACGCCGGGATCGAGAACGGCGAATGGAAATTCCTAATCTGGGACGACGCGTCCGACAGGCCCAAGATGCCCATGGGCAGCGTGGGCTTTCGTTGGGGCAAGGAGAAAGGCAAGTGGAATCTGTTGCTCAAGGACGGCCTCGACGGGTCTGAGATCAAGCCTCGGCTGACTTTCCTCAAAGCGCGCGAGGGAGCCGTCCCGGTCCGTTTCGACGACTTCGGCGAGGGACAGAGCGTCCGGCGCGAGGTGCCCGTGCGTTACCTCGACACGGGGACCGGCAAGATCGCCGTGACGACCGTCTACGATCTCATGATGGCGCAGTACGGCGTGGGTCGCGGGTTGGGGGGGGAGTATCCGAAAGATTACGGCGACGAGAGCGCCCCCTATACGCCGGCATGGAGCGAGAAGTACACGGGCTTGAGCCGGGACACTCTCATTAAGTTCGCGCGTGAATGGGCGGTGACCGCCGAGCGTACCGGCGGAAAGTGCACGATCATCATCGGCGCCGGCATCAACCACTGGTATCACGCCAACCTCATGTACCGAGCCGGCATCCACGCTCTCGTTCTCACCGGCTGCGTCGGGGTTAACGGCGGCGGACTGGCCCACTACGTCGGCCAGGAGAAACTCGCGCCGATGGAGCCGTGGAGCGCGATCGCTTTCGGCAAGGACTGGTATGGCGCGTCGCGCCTGCAAAACGCGCCGAGCTGGCACTACGTTCATTCGGACCAGTGGCGCTACGAGAAGCATTTCACGGACTACCATTCGGTTCCGTCGAACGGCGGCCCGGACTCGCTCGCCAAGGGCCACACGATGGACATGCAGGTCCGCGCGGTCAAGTGCGGATGGCTTCCGTTCTATCCGCAGTTCAACAAAAGCCCGCTCGAGGTCGCGCGCGAGGCCCTCGCCGGAGGAGCCAAGGATGACGCCGAGATCGTTCGGCATGTTACAGACGAACTCAAGGCCAAGCATCTGCGATTCTCGGTGGAGGAACCCGACGCCGAGGCCAATTGGCCGCGCGTCTGGTATATCTGGCGCGGCAACGCGCTCATGTCGAGCAGCAAGGGACACGAGTATTTCCTTAAGCATTACCTTGGGACACACAATAACGCGATTGCCGAGGAGCTGGCCGAGGGCTCCACGAGCGAAGTCAGTTGGAGCGACAAGGCGCCCACCGGGAAGCTCGATCTTGTCGTCGATCTGAATTTCCGCATGGATACCTCGGCGCTCTATTCGGACATCGTTTTGCCCGCGGCGACGTGGTACGAGAAGAACGATCTCAACTCGACCGACATGCACAGCTTCATTCATCCACTCGCGGAGGCCGTTCCCCCGTCCTGGGAGTCGAAGAGCGACTGGGACATCTTCAAGGCAATCGCAAAGAAGTTCTCGGAACTCGCTGTGCGCCACTTCCCCGAGCCGGTCAAGGACGTGGTCGTGACCCCGCTGGCGCATGACACCGCCGCCGAGATCGCGCAGGCCTCTCCCAAGGATTGGTCGCGCGGCGAGGTTGAGGCGATCCCCGGCAAAACGATGCCGGGGATCGCAATCGTCACGCGCGACTATAAGAATCTCTACAACCAGTTCGTCTCATTCGGGCGGCTGGCGCGCGATAAGGGACTCGGCGCGCATGGGACCTCCTATGCCATCGATGACTTCTACGACAAGATGCTCGAGACCCATCCCGCGGTGGCCTGGGCAGGCAAGACCTATCCCTCGCTGAGGGAGGGCGCCCAAGTCTGCAACGTGATTCTCAACCTCGCGACGGTGACAAACGGGGAGCTGTCCTATCGTTCCTATAAGAACATGGAGGAAAAAACCGGCCTGCGCCTGACCCAATTGGCCGAAGGCGATCGCAATGTTCGAACGACCTTCAAGGACTTGCAGGCCCAGCCGCGACGCTTCGTCAACAGCCCGATGTGGTCCGGGTTGGTGACGGGTGGAAGGGCTTACGCCCCATTCACCTACAACCGTGAGCACCTCGTGCCTTGGCGCACGCTGACGGGCCGTCAGCATCTCTATCTCGACCACCCGATCTATTTGCAGTTCGGAGAGCATCTGCCGACCTATAAGCCTAAACCCGGCTCGGTGCAGTACGGGGACCTGCGATTCAGTAAAGAGGCCGGCAAGACGAAGATGCTCAACTACCTCACGCCCCACGGGAAGTGGCACATTCACTCGACGTACGGCGACAACCAGCGCATGACAACTCTTTCGCGCGGCGTGGAACCCTTTTGGATCAACGAAAATGACGCCGAGGAGATCGACGTCAAGGACAACGACTGGGTCGAGGTGCACAACGACCACGGCGTCGTCGTTACGCGCGCGGCGGTGAGCGCCCGCATTCCGCGCGGGATATGCATCATCTACCACTCCCCGGAGCGGACGTATTCGGTTCCGAAGTCGCCGCTTCGCGGCTGGCGCCGCGCCGGAGGCCACAATAGCCTCACGCGCACGCGCCTCAAGCCCAACCTGATGGCCGGTGGTTACGGGCAGTTCACGTTTCACTTCAACTATTGGGGGCCCATCGGCTGCAATCGGGATACCCATGTGCTGGTGCGCAAGCTGCCGGAGCTGCGGTGGTAG
- a CDS encoding c-type cytochrome, which translates to MNRSQALARVGIAAVVASAGVLARADIAWAKADPADFAQNCTSCHTIGGGRLTGPDLKDVSKRRSREWLERFISDPSRMLESGDPTVTELYKTHNNVIMPAIAGMTTQRIEEFLELIDAESALPKSRFAGSQLINRPLLPSDVADGEALFLGKSRLKNGGPSCISCHSVGGMSWLGGGFLGPDLTLAFSRLGGEKASAAWLVSPGSPMMKPLFAGRALNPQEILPLVAYLKDAAQRGRPADSIARLSFLVIGLLGAAALFVVLDSRWGDRLRSVRRAMVNKTDSAEDANV; encoded by the coding sequence TTGAACCGGAGTCAGGCGCTGGCCCGCGTCGGCATAGCGGCGGTTGTTGCCTCCGCCGGAGTTCTCGCGCGGGCGGATATCGCCTGGGCCAAGGCCGACCCCGCCGACTTCGCGCAGAATTGCACGAGCTGCCACACCATAGGCGGGGGACGCCTGACGGGCCCCGACCTCAAGGATGTGAGCAAGCGCCGCAGCCGGGAGTGGCTCGAACGCTTCATCAGCGATCCCAGCAGGATGCTTGAGTCCGGAGACCCGACCGTCACGGAACTCTACAAGACCCACAATAACGTCATCATGCCCGCGATCGCGGGGATGACGACTCAGCGCATTGAGGAATTCCTCGAGCTCATTGACGCGGAATCGGCCTTGCCGAAGTCTCGCTTCGCGGGTTCCCAACTCATTAACAGGCCGCTCTTGCCCAGCGACGTCGCGGACGGCGAAGCGCTCTTTCTTGGAAAATCTCGGCTTAAGAACGGCGGGCCGTCCTGCATCTCTTGCCACTCGGTCGGGGGCATGAGCTGGCTTGGCGGAGGCTTCCTTGGCCCGGACCTGACTCTGGCCTTCTCGCGCCTAGGCGGGGAAAAAGCCTCAGCCGCCTGGCTGGTGAGCCCTGGCTCCCCGATGATGAAGCCCTTGTTCGCGGGGCGGGCCCTCAACCCTCAAGAGATTCTGCCGCTGGTCGCCTATCTGAAGGATGCGGCACAGCGCGGGAGGCCCGCGGACTCCATTGCTCGGCTCTCTTTCCTAGTCATCGGTCTGCTGGGCGCTGCGGCCCTATTCGTCGTATTGGACTCGAGGTGGGGTGACCGCTTGCGCTCGGTCAGGCGAGCAATGGTCAACAAGACGGACTCTGCGGAGGATGCCAATGTCTGA
- a CDS encoding DsrE family protein, protein MSQYLIVLHAGKESHEGLARAYHALLYCKDFLEKGHGAKLVFDGAGTEWVPELMKPEHKLHPLFKEIQATGSIDAICDFCAGAFGVKDLAQKSSIPMKAEFQGHPSIAKYVSEGYQLLVL, encoded by the coding sequence ATGAGCCAGTACCTTATCGTTCTGCACGCGGGAAAGGAAAGCCATGAAGGGCTGGCCCGCGCCTATCACGCGCTACTCTACTGCAAGGACTTCTTGGAGAAAGGGCACGGGGCCAAGCTCGTCTTCGATGGAGCGGGGACCGAATGGGTGCCCGAACTGATGAAGCCCGAGCACAAGCTCCATCCGCTGTTCAAGGAAATACAGGCCACGGGGTCGATAGACGCGATCTGCGATTTCTGCGCCGGCGCATTCGGAGTGAAAGACCTGGCTCAGAAGAGCTCTATCCCCATGAAGGCGGAGTTCCAGGGCCACCCGTCCATCGCGAAGTATGTTTCGGAAGGCTACCAGTTACTGGTTTTATGA
- a CDS encoding patatin-like phospholipase family protein produces the protein MKPLTAFVLAGGGSLGAVQVGMLKALARAGVVPDLVVGASVGAINGMFYAGDPTPAGVARIERIWFGLSRRDVFPFPLVQALLGLSGRSSHVSDPALLRRVLEPRLPCDRLEKCALTCAVVATDLIDGTERVYREGPAMDLLLASAAIPALYPPVLHEGRFLADGGLSNNEPVSTAVSLGATKVIALSTGFSCALSTPPRGAVATALHALNLLINRRLVRDLEETAGNVEIAVVPPLCPVEVTPFDFSSTAQLIRRAEASTRLWLRHGGLSRRGIPAELSPHGHSPEPIRPQECAAPQRPSNTEGRTTR, from the coding sequence ATGAAACCGCTCACGGCCTTCGTCTTGGCGGGCGGTGGCAGCCTCGGCGCCGTACAGGTGGGGATGCTCAAGGCGCTGGCGCGGGCCGGGGTCGTCCCGGACTTGGTCGTCGGGGCCTCGGTCGGCGCGATCAACGGCATGTTCTACGCGGGCGACCCGACGCCCGCGGGTGTGGCGCGCATCGAGCGCATCTGGTTCGGCTTGTCCCGCCGCGACGTGTTCCCTTTCCCGCTCGTGCAGGCCCTCCTCGGCCTCTCCGGGCGCTCCTCCCACGTCTCGGACCCAGCCCTGCTACGCAGGGTCCTGGAGCCGCGGCTGCCTTGCGACCGGCTCGAAAAGTGCGCCCTGACCTGCGCGGTCGTGGCGACCGACCTGATCGACGGAACCGAGCGCGTCTACAGGGAAGGGCCCGCGATGGACCTTTTGCTCGCCAGCGCGGCGATTCCGGCCCTGTACCCGCCGGTTCTGCACGAGGGACGATTCCTCGCCGACGGCGGCTTATCCAATAATGAGCCGGTCTCGACCGCCGTCTCCCTGGGCGCGACAAAAGTGATCGCGCTTTCGACCGGCTTCTCCTGCGCGCTCTCGACGCCTCCGCGCGGGGCCGTTGCGACGGCGCTCCACGCCTTGAACCTCCTCATCAATCGCCGCCTCGTTCGGGACCTTGAGGAAACCGCCGGCAATGTCGAGATCGCCGTCGTCCCTCCGCTCTGCCCCGTGGAAGTGACCCCCTTCGATTTCTCCAGCACCGCCCAGCTTATCCGCCGGGCCGAGGCCTCCACAAGGCTTTGGCTGCGCCATGGCGGCTTGTCGCGACGCGGAATACCCGCGGAGCTTTCGCCGCATGGCCATTCACCCGAGCCTATTCGCCCGCAGGAGTGCGCCGCGCCCCAACGACCGTCGAACACTGAAGGGAGGACGACACGATGA
- a CDS encoding MFS transporter yields MSWMDLFDFGRADILALHKTWFAFFLTFYVWFNMAPLVTTIVKDTGFTLQQLNLLAICNVALTVPSRLLIGMISDRLGPRRTFTLVMTTMAFPCLLFAFGTTYTQMLVARLLLSMVGTGFVVGIHMTSLWFKPRDAGFAQGVEAGLGNWGSSIAAITLPLLALNFLGSWRWATAISGLVMFAYGIYYWFAVTDGPPGSVHHRPRKAEAIEVSTWGDLVNAVVWTIPVVGVLAILVWRIHGLGFMGTGTAAAAYTAIGAVTVYQIVQLFRVNTPLLGRGVPEDDRYRFTDVACLCACYVATFGVELGVISMLPAFFQKTFGLSPQLAGLIGSTFAILNFFSRALGGFISDRVPSRRWAMLAYLAGVTVTMGLMGFIGPSWPLTLAVLVTLAAAVFVTGGCGTTYAIVPMIKRRLTGQISGYVGAYGNVGATIYLTALTFMSPNRFFFFIAATAAATFVFCMIFLREPAGAFAEEYHLSSVDHEIVRERQVSRATP; encoded by the coding sequence ATGAGCTGGATGGATCTGTTCGACTTCGGGAGGGCGGACATCCTGGCCCTCCACAAGACATGGTTTGCATTTTTCCTGACGTTCTATGTGTGGTTCAACATGGCGCCGCTCGTCACGACGATCGTCAAGGACACGGGCTTCACCCTGCAGCAGTTGAACCTCCTGGCGATCTGCAACGTCGCGCTGACGGTTCCCAGCCGCCTGCTCATCGGGATGATCTCCGATCGGCTGGGGCCGCGGCGAACGTTCACCTTGGTCATGACGACTATGGCCTTTCCGTGCTTGCTCTTCGCCTTCGGCACGACCTACACGCAGATGCTGGTAGCGCGGCTTCTCTTGAGCATGGTGGGAACCGGCTTCGTCGTCGGCATCCACATGACCTCGCTGTGGTTCAAGCCCCGTGACGCCGGATTTGCCCAAGGCGTCGAAGCGGGACTGGGCAATTGGGGTTCCTCCATCGCGGCGATCACGCTGCCTCTTTTGGCCCTCAACTTCCTTGGCAGTTGGCGGTGGGCCACCGCCATCAGCGGTCTTGTCATGTTCGCCTACGGCATCTACTATTGGTTTGCCGTCACCGACGGCCCGCCCGGCTCCGTCCACCATCGCCCGAGGAAGGCCGAGGCCATCGAGGTCAGCACCTGGGGCGATCTAGTCAATGCGGTCGTCTGGACTATCCCGGTGGTTGGAGTGTTGGCAATCCTGGTTTGGCGCATCCACGGGCTTGGGTTCATGGGAACGGGAACGGCGGCCGCAGCCTACACAGCCATAGGCGCGGTGACCGTATACCAGATCGTCCAACTCTTCAGGGTCAATACGCCGTTGCTTGGAAGAGGCGTGCCGGAGGACGACCGCTACCGATTCACCGATGTCGCTTGCCTCTGCGCCTGTTACGTCGCGACCTTCGGCGTCGAGCTTGGTGTGATCTCGATGTTGCCGGCATTTTTCCAGAAAACTTTCGGTTTGAGTCCCCAACTGGCGGGTCTTATCGGTTCGACCTTCGCCATCTTGAACTTCTTCTCGCGGGCGTTGGGCGGCTTCATCTCGGACCGCGTCCCCTCGCGGCGTTGGGCCATGCTTGCGTACTTAGCCGGGGTTACGGTTACGATGGGCCTGATGGGTTTCATCGGCCCTTCTTGGCCCTTGACCCTGGCTGTCTTGGTGACCTTGGCCGCGGCGGTCTTTGTGACGGGAGGCTGCGGAACAACCTATGCCATCGTCCCCATGATCAAGAGGCGGCTGACCGGCCAGATTTCGGGCTACGTCGGCGCCTACGGGAACGTCGGCGCCACGATCTATCTGACGGCCCTGACCTTCATGAGTCCGAACCGCTTCTTCTTCTTTATCGCCGCGACGGCCGCCGCGACTTTCGTGTTCTGCATGATCTTCCTTCGGGAGCCGGCGGGCGCCTTCGCCGAGGAATATCATCTCTCCAGTGTCGACCATGAGATCGTCAGAGAACGGCAAGTTTCGAGGGCGACCCCTTGA
- a CDS encoding Rrf2 family transcriptional regulator: MDSADGLLFSKAGEAGPEITLFHFSSSLRHALSAISWLVRQKSGAFFTIEDIAKAQGLPPSFLAKILRQLARWGITTAQRGPGDGHALGRNPEQISLAEVIRAVERPSAERRQCLFELHGCGGASPCAIHDQVCLAERQLWKVLGATTVASYTTTRFHESMK, from the coding sequence ATGGACTCCGCCGATGGTTTGTTGTTTTCTAAAGCTGGAGAAGCAGGTCCAGAAATCACTCTCTTTCATTTTTCCTCCTCCTTAAGACATGCCTTAAGCGCCATCTCATGGCTGGTCCGCCAAAAGTCCGGCGCGTTCTTCACCATCGAGGACATCGCTAAAGCGCAGGGATTGCCCCCAAGCTTTCTGGCCAAAATTCTCCGCCAATTGGCCCGCTGGGGAATCACGACCGCTCAGCGTGGTCCAGGGGACGGACATGCCTTGGGGCGGAATCCCGAACAGATTTCCTTGGCCGAAGTCATAAGAGCCGTCGAAAGACCATCGGCGGAACGGCGCCAATGCCTCTTCGAGTTGCATGGGTGCGGCGGCGCATCGCCATGCGCCATTCATGACCAAGTCTGTCTTGCCGAACGCCAACTCTGGAAGGTTCTTGGCGCCACCACGGTCGCCAGTTACACGACCACCAGGTTTCACGAGAGCATGAAATGA